In Nicotiana tabacum cultivar K326 chromosome 10, ASM71507v2, whole genome shotgun sequence, the DNA window gctaaagttgggactaagacccttgattctgaaatatataaaaggtgaatatgggcccgttcacctatcatgtgaaccacttataggtgcatatatgagatagttacatgtgtaattattgtcaacttgcagtttggcatttggaattgcttttctcgattaagagcataattttcagattatgaaatcaagacagttcatcttgataatgttggtttatatccaagctggtttagcattgaatacctcctattaatggctaaaccattacttatgagaacaaagcttcatgtgttggtctaagattttctaaattgcatatagcagcacttgtatgcatcagatcaacagtatatgataagtcctcccttcacaattggtttaggatcagaaaccaaatactTTTACTATCTTTTAttgcgtggtatatgattaatttctcttccataatacacaaagatatgtttcccaaagatgattggggatatatgttagtttttctaacatttgggggatggaataaacagttgaaaaatatgctatatgaatcgaattatcatgatcctcacttagaagataattcaagtcgaatgccagaagcatttgctgatccaaaattaaatatcatatttcagctgcaaatgctcctattaaaattaaagtccctgaaggatagagtttactgtacgtatgaagcgtggtagaccaatcggttccaaaggtaacaatccttgaaaaatagtaggagctaatgatcaaaatgatcataatgaggaggaaatatgctctagaagagcccacgacataacatttcatgaaactcccggaaaagttcaggtacctgaaaataaagaaagtgatgagatctccacaagttatgtcgcttcggaactgacacaaaatgatcgtcgacgatatatttaatacaatatagtgcacaatattgtaaaagattgtgaggatcggactagcagtccatatacttgaagatgtcataccatttagatacaagtcttaacctatatgacttatttatatgaagatccttgaaggattgaaaatgccctaagcatataattcaaagtcttgagaaatgtactcgatcaaattataaagatctttgtacggtttaaagcaatctgtgcgcgtgtggtataatcacctcagtaaatatttgctgaaagaaagttacataaattatgttatttgtccatgtatttttataaagaaaatgtcatcaaaatttgttacacttgctgtttatgttggtgacataaatcttattggaactccggaagagctccaagagggtcttaaaaatactttacatggacaaagtgtacccattaagtacaccaatgaatattcaatcacttgaagtgaataaggatccgttccaacctctagaagaggatgatgagctccttggtcctgaaatattctatctcggtgtagatggtacacttatttatcttgctaatgctaaccaaaatggtgcagatcgtattggtaatgcagatgcaggttatttatccgatacccataaagctcgatttcaaaccggcaagcagggagtgcatatgattgagatcagtgattcattcgagaaatatgtgggttggaatgtgataaaagacccatAATATTATACGAAGAACATTTTACCAGAATTATTCTACATACATGATCTTCAGGAAaattgtgacattgatgtgcatcaaataagttcaagtgacaatccaacatattgtctttaccaacatcaatttttgagaatatggtatacaagatttgaatgcggagactcaaatatttgaaataaggttttcttcagggggagtaaaatgcgcgatgtactctttttcccttactaaggtttttcccacagggtttccttataaggtttttaatgaggcagccagCAATGCGtatactaaatatgtgtactctttttccttcactaggattttttcccacgtgttttttcctagtaaggttttaatgaggcacattatcttttaatgaacatccaagggggagtgttataaatatattatattatgaatgttcatttagtactccgttgtaaataaacttcctgaagaagcttatccatatgggactccaccgtaaatatgtttatctatttaagtactctattggaaataagcttcctgaagaagcttatcacttcgatacccaGTTATGGACAAACattacccccgatagaagattatcataccgggtataataagcttatcctttcaatacccaattatggataaatattatccccggtagaagattatccataccgggtataataagcttatcctttcagtactcagttatggataaatattacccccgatagaagattattcataccgggtataataagcttatcttttcagtacctaattatggataaatattatccccggtagaagattatccatatcgggtataataagcttatcctttcagtacccagttatggataaacattacccccggtagaagattatccatatcaggtataataagtttatcctttcagtactccgttatggataaacattgctctcagtagaagattatccatatctggtatagtagcagcttacacagcagcttcctttcttctataaatagaagagatttcagttcattatgtacatcagtttgaattcgaataatatatcagtttctctctatacttgtctttactttatagtctttattttataacacaaaAGCATTATTCGCTCATGCGAAGCTTCTGGAGTTCATTAATGGAGCCTCTAATCGAGAATGAGATTGGGTGTCCAAATCATaaattgacatatatatatatatatatgtaaaagaCATTTGACAATAATAAAGAGTTCAAACTTCTCCATACACGatatagaaaataaattaatagTACAttccaataattaattaattctttTACTTTCCACGGTTAATTATCAAGAAGTCGACTATGTACGAGAATCCATAGTAGAGTAAGTTTATTGTTGCGATTGAGATTAAGGGTGTCTAACGGGCCGGGTTGACCCGTAACTGGACCGTCACCGGACCGGTTAAAACCAGAATCGGACCGGCCCGGTACATAGGGGCCGGGTGGGGCTGGGTAGGAGGGGTAGAGGGGTTGGTCCATTTAAATTTTGGAAACGGTTAATCGGACCGGTCAAACCCGGTCCACGTGAACAATACTGTGTACTGGTTTAACCGGCCCGGACCGGTACAATgactaaatcttttttttttgaaatctgtGGGGCCCACTAACCGTTGACAACGGTTACCCCTGGCAGGGATCCGTTGCTTAACACCTTTAATTGCATTAATAgcctcttttttctttaaaatttaacttttttcaatttataaaattaaccttctctaaaactataaatacccccatcCTCTTCCTcgtttcttcactcatctctcaattttcatttctcaatctcaattctcaaatctcaattcaagttaaatcatgcctcgtacttctagagtgcgctcatatgtttgacaacactttgaggtggtagaagaaaatgaagaaggtcagaaagtaaagtgcaagaactgtggtcaaGTCTTAAATCTTCGTTCAGGGTCAGGCACATGCAATTTAAGGAAGCATATAAAGTATTGTCTTGAGCGTCCTCCGAaaattcgtatttaagattttaagacaatttgttattttaaaattattagacgtatttatgcttaatgttttagtttgttagattaatatgaagtgttattaatttattatgcatgaaaatttagttttactatttttttgttaatttactttttaaatgcaaactttaattttgtaattttgaaataaatgtagcacttgcaatttataagtgcaattttttctcATCTTCCTTGTATTCTTTATGTTAATACTttgtattaatataacttacaatagttatacaaaatacaaaaaaaattaaaaaatacactaaacccgGCCCCCTTAACCCGTAACCCTTACGGTTCAATTTTTATccggatgaacccgaacccgtAACCGGCCCGGACCATAACTTGTACGGGCCCAAAAATCTTAACCCAGCCCGGCCCGACCCACCCGTTTAACACCCTATTTGAGATTGCATTATCCCTTTCCTCGTTGTAATCCAAAGTACTTGAAGCAGTTTTATCATACTGTATACAATATCAGATGATAGCATACACATATCATGTATCCATTCCCACGAATAATTCTTATTTATgttattaatatatttttttggataaGCTACACCAAGCAAAGCAAGTACCATATATGTTGTATAACTATGTAGATTGGCCTATTCTAGTCTTACCTTCACAAAGCAAGTAATTTGGGTAAATCCATTGAGTTTACATATTGTTTTGTATTATTGAAAAGAGTATTAATAAGAATCTTTGCTACTGCCTCTGTAGGATGAACTCTATCCCAAAAAACGTGATCATTCCTGTTGGGACAATATATTGAAATAGGAAGGCAAGGAACATCAGCATTTAATCTTCCTGTCCCGCAACAAGCTGCTTTAACCTCACGAAAACCTGAAAAATAAATCATATTTGTAattgcatgatattataaaaaattggaaatcttgcattttttcagaTTTAAAAGAGTTTAATTTTATACAGTGACAATATACTAGAGTAGGTGCATTATCAAATCAACAGAAGATAACAATAATTAGTAATTGTTCATAACATAATAACATAATATCCTAATAACATGCTAAATATACTgattaacaataacaacaattctATCAATTTATATTAGAAAAATGGGTGAATGAATAATGAACTTGTGATTATACcgtattttgttggattttggaTGAGGTTGACCAAGAAATCATAGGTGTTCAAGTAGGAGTAGTTGAAATGCTCCTGCAGCTGTGACTTCAATTTTCTCAACATCGATTGTAGACCTTGATTATAAATCGTTGCCCAATAATTGGCCTCGTCATTGCATTTATAACCCTCAGTAATTTTCACAAGTCTTTCCGCTGGAGTGCAACCTATGGGTGCTAACCCAAAAATCAGAAATTTACGTGCACCTAGACCTTGTAATTGCTGCAATCAAAAATTACTTGGAAAGGGTAATTGTATTACATATATAATTAACCTGTACCCAAAAAGTAGAAGAAAAAGGGGTTATGTGACaccattttttttgttgttgttttattaagagcccgtttggacataagaattttttcactttttttttaaaaaaaaatcagtgtttggccataaaactttcaattttcacttgaacatgaattttgaaaattttcgaaaatttgaaaaactccaaaaagctgtttttcaaaattttcactcacatcactcaaaaattcaaaaacaacccaaaattaaatttttgtccaaacacaactctaattttcaaataccatttacacttgaaaaaaatcacttttttttttttagaattttacaattcttatgtccaaacgcccactaaatatCTTCAAGATACCATCAAGACTTGTGGTAGGAATTAGGATGGATGTGATTTTTTTGTTAAGCCAAGTGAATGAAAAAAGTCATGATACAGAGTGTTTTCCCCTTTAATCGGCCTTAGGTGACGCAAATTATACTGAATACCAGACATCggatgattaaaaaaaaaaaaaagtttgacaTAAACGAAAAATTCTAGAGATGCTAGAGCTTACCCTTAGCTGGGTGGAAAAGGTGGATAGCATAAAATCGATGTATTCTCGTGGTGGCTTGGTCATAGGGAGTTTGAATGTGAAGTAATTCAATAGGTCATTGCTTCCAATAACAATTGGAAATAGAGAACTTGACAAGTGTATTTGTGCTGCATCGTATCCTATCTTTTGGATCAACCTTTGTTGCAACTCGGAGAAGTACTCTATCTGTTTTGAGAGTTGAATCGTCCCATTCTATGACAAAGGAAAAGTACAAAAtaaaaaactcattagaaaacaCCAACTCCTCTTAATGAATAGTTTAGAAAACAAAGACGATAAGCTTTCATAGTAGTACTTTCTCGATCAAGAAAATAACGAGtggatctttttctttttgctaaTGAAAGAGGAGtctattatattaaaagcatagAAGTTTAATTATTACATAACATAAGGATAGACCACATAACGAGTGGATCTGAATAAGAGGGTCAAGTATCTAATTTTCAGTATAAAACtgaattttgtaaaataaaatttatatattaaataattaattttagaaGAACTTTGAAAAATCGTAGTTGAAGCAAAAATATTTAACTTTCAaagtataataataaataatgtcACATTAGTAAAAAGTATTTCTTCCCGAATATTTGTTACTTTAAAAGCCAATAAGGTATTATAAACTTTTTGTCAATTTTAACTATAGTACTCCAAGAAGTGAAGTTATAATAGTCATTAATTACTCtaacaaacaaaataagaaattGCTTAATCAAGAGTACTATCTATTCcggtttatgtgaacttatttccttttttgtctgtctaaaaagaatgatccctttttaattttgaaaacaatttagcttaaacttataattctacccttaatgagaaacttaattttataaccacac includes these proteins:
- the LOC107803469 gene encoding GDSL esterase/lipase At5g55050-like — translated: MAAFFSDKTKLLCSCCLIALVLLLQLNMSRSQKVTAMYVFGDSQVDVGNNDYFQTIFRANFPFNGIDYPGGKPTGRFSNGKNAADFLAEKVGLPTPPPYLSNKDGLFMEGVSFASGGAGILNSTNGTPFNGTIQLSKQIEYFSELQQRLIQKIGYDAAQIHLSSSLFPIVIGSNDLLNYFTFKLPMTKPPREYIDFMLSTFSTQLRQLQGLGARKFLIFGLAPIGCTPAERLVKITEGYKCNDEANYWATIYNQGLQSMLRKLKSQLQEHFNYSYLNTYDFLVNLIQNPTKYGFREVKAACCGTGRLNADVPCLPISIYCPNRNDHVFWDRVHPTEAVAKILINTLFNNTKQYVNSMDLPKLLAL